A genome region from Blautia coccoides includes the following:
- the urtC gene encoding urea ABC transporter permease subunit UrtC, protein MANHAAAKKPRFKVKGDTVLITLICVFLASAPFYMSAFRTNMLGKYMCFALIALGIGMIWGQTGILSLGHGVYFGLGAYCMAMHLKLEASGGALPDFMAWSALKKLPVLWKPFASPVFTIFCVIAVPMLVAAVIGSLTFLNRIRGVYFCILSQVLAYALATFLIGRQEYFGGSNGLTNFTTVFGMTINSPGTKLILFYTTLAVLILAFCLCRFLVNRRVGRVFLAVRDAENRARFTGYSPAVYKVFVYCLSAVLAGVAGALYVPQVGIISPSDIGISPSIEMVIWAAVGGKASLAGPVLGALVINFLKSLISEQFPAFWQFFMGGIFILVVLFLPEGLVSIKDVPKRIRAGVQAAREKRGGAKLKEKQEKKEKVTV, encoded by the coding sequence ATGGCGAATCACGCAGCGGCGAAAAAGCCGCGGTTTAAAGTAAAAGGAGACACAGTATTGATCACTTTGATCTGTGTATTTCTGGCATCTGCACCCTTCTATATGTCAGCATTCCGAACTAATATGCTGGGAAAATATATGTGCTTTGCCCTCATAGCTCTGGGGATCGGCATGATCTGGGGGCAGACAGGAATCCTGAGTCTTGGACACGGAGTATACTTCGGGCTTGGAGCTTACTGTATGGCAATGCACCTGAAGCTGGAGGCATCCGGCGGAGCACTCCCGGATTTCATGGCATGGAGCGCGTTAAAGAAGCTACCTGTCCTCTGGAAACCATTTGCCAGCCCCGTTTTCACTATTTTCTGTGTCATAGCAGTACCTATGCTGGTGGCAGCGGTAATCGGGTCCCTTACTTTTCTGAACAGGATACGGGGTGTGTACTTTTGTATCCTGTCCCAGGTACTTGCCTACGCTCTGGCCACTTTCCTCATCGGAAGACAGGAGTATTTCGGCGGCTCCAACGGCCTGACTAATTTTACCACAGTCTTTGGCATGACCATCAATTCACCGGGGACAAAGCTCATACTCTTTTATACGACGCTTGCGGTTTTGATACTGGCCTTTTGTCTATGCCGTTTTCTGGTCAACAGACGTGTGGGCAGAGTGTTTCTGGCTGTGAGGGATGCGGAGAACCGGGCAAGATTTACAGGGTATTCCCCGGCAGTGTATAAAGTGTTTGTCTATTGTCTGTCAGCAGTTCTGGCAGGTGTGGCGGGGGCGCTGTATGTCCCCCAGGTGGGAATCATTTCCCCATCTGATATCGGTATCTCCCCGTCCATTGAGATGGTCATCTGGGCAGCCGTGGGCGGCAAGGCATCCCTTGCGGGACCTGTTCTGGGGGCGCTTGTCATCAATTTTTTGAAAAGCCTTATATCAGAACAGTTTCCGGCCTTCTGGCAGTTCTTCATGGGTGGTATCTTCATCCTTGTGGTACTCTTTCTTCCTGAGGGACTTGTCTCCATTAAGGATGTTCCGAAGAGAATCAGGGCTGGTGTGCAGGCAGCCAGGGAAAAACGCGGCGGTGCCAAGCTGAAAGAGAAGCAGGAAAAAAAAGAAAAGGTTACAGTCTGA
- the urtB gene encoding urea ABC transporter permease subunit UrtB, translated as MDLFFMQMFNALSVSSILLLASLGLAITFGLMGVINMAHGEFIMIGAYATYVVQNIWKQIFPEAMFDWYFPAAILVSFLFTALLGVLLERVIICRLYGRALDSLLVTWGISLVLQQLVRSVFGPANVSVSCPSFLDKNIHIFGMFSMSCKRLFIFGLAVVCCALIGFLMYRTRQGRNIRAAMQNRPMAASLGVNTAACDMMTFAVGSGFAGVAGCAITFLGSIGPTVGQSYIVDSFMTVVVGGVGRIVGCITGSTVIGVGGPVFEFFTSASLGKVLIFIVVVIILQFRPKGIFSISSRVLDE; from the coding sequence ATGGATTTATTCTTTATGCAGATGTTCAACGCCCTGAGTGTCAGCTCCATACTTTTACTGGCGTCTCTGGGACTGGCGATCACTTTTGGGTTGATGGGCGTCATCAACATGGCCCACGGCGAGTTTATAATGATTGGCGCCTATGCCACTTATGTGGTTCAGAATATATGGAAACAGATTTTTCCGGAGGCTATGTTTGACTGGTACTTTCCTGCAGCGATTCTGGTATCCTTCCTGTTCACGGCACTGCTTGGTGTTCTGTTGGAGCGTGTTATCATATGCAGGCTGTACGGCAGGGCACTGGACAGCCTTCTGGTCACCTGGGGGATCAGCCTTGTGCTGCAGCAGTTGGTTCGGTCCGTCTTCGGGCCGGCCAATGTGAGCGTATCCTGTCCGTCATTTCTGGATAAGAACATCCATATCTTCGGCATGTTCTCCATGTCCTGCAAACGCCTCTTCATCTTCGGCCTGGCGGTTGTGTGCTGTGCACTCATTGGGTTTCTCATGTACCGGACCAGACAGGGGCGGAATATCAGAGCGGCAATGCAGAACCGTCCCATGGCAGCCAGCCTTGGCGTCAATACAGCAGCCTGCGATATGATGACCTTTGCTGTAGGCTCCGGATTTGCCGGAGTAGCGGGATGTGCCATTACATTTTTGGGCAGTATCGGGCCTACTGTGGGGCAGTCTTACATTGTAGACAGTTTTATGACGGTGGTAGTCGGCGGTGTGGGAAGGATCGTGGGCTGCATTACAGGCTCCACTGTCATTGGCGTGGGCGGGCCTGTGTTTGAATTCTTTACGAGTGCGTCCCTGGGAAAAGTCCTGATCTTCATTGTTGTGGTCATCATTCTTCAGTTCAGGCCCAAAGGTATCTTTTCCATCAGCAGCAGAGTACTGGATGAATAA
- the urtA gene encoding urea ABC transporter substrate-binding protein — protein MKNKYLKSAVSFMLAGTMLFGLTACSGGAIAEAGSTGKTDKTEETAKSSSSGDTVKVGILHSQSGTMAMAEKPMIEAAQMAIDEINEDGGVLGKQIEYVLEDGASDAAVFAEKATKLLTKDKVATIFGCWTSASRKAVLPVVEGNDGLLWYPVQYEGLESSHNIMYTAPCPNQQAIPAMDYLMENCKGDDGTLKIFLFGSDYVYPRTTNTIIKAMQKDYGYEIVGEEYIPLGYTDCSTVITKIQETKPDVIINTINGDSNVSFFKQYKDAGLSPDQIQTMSFSCYEEDIRGMGAEYAEGHLFAWNYFQSVDTEESKAFTEKFKELYGEDKVTGDPVVNAYEGVYLWKAAVEKAGTFDVEPVIEACESGEIEAETPEGLVTIAKGTTHHCLQKVLVGKCDADGQIQTLWETEDRVEPDPWLKSYDWAKDLSVDTE, from the coding sequence ATGAAAAACAAATATCTTAAAAGCGCGGTATCATTTATGCTGGCAGGCACTATGCTGTTCGGCCTGACAGCCTGCAGTGGAGGCGCCATAGCAGAGGCAGGCAGCACCGGAAAAACAGATAAGACAGAAGAGACAGCAAAATCTTCATCCTCCGGAGACACAGTCAAGGTGGGAATCCTGCATTCTCAGAGCGGCACCATGGCTATGGCAGAGAAACCCATGATAGAGGCAGCACAGATGGCCATTGATGAGATCAATGAGGACGGCGGCGTTCTCGGAAAACAGATAGAATACGTTCTGGAAGACGGTGCGTCTGACGCGGCAGTCTTTGCGGAGAAGGCCACAAAACTTCTGACAAAAGACAAGGTGGCAACAATTTTCGGATGCTGGACCAGCGCCAGCCGAAAAGCAGTGCTTCCCGTGGTGGAGGGCAATGACGGACTTCTCTGGTATCCGGTGCAGTACGAAGGGCTGGAATCCTCCCACAATATCATGTACACAGCACCCTGTCCCAACCAGCAGGCCATCCCGGCAATGGATTATCTGATGGAGAACTGCAAGGGAGATGACGGAACACTTAAGATTTTCCTGTTTGGTTCCGACTATGTATATCCCAGAACCACCAACACCATCATCAAAGCCATGCAGAAGGATTACGGCTATGAGATCGTAGGCGAGGAGTATATTCCTCTTGGTTACACAGACTGTTCCACAGTCATAACAAAGATCCAGGAGACAAAGCCCGATGTGATCATCAATACCATTAACGGTGATTCCAATGTATCTTTTTTCAAACAGTACAAGGACGCAGGACTCAGTCCCGACCAGATCCAGACCATGTCTTTTTCCTGCTATGAGGAAGATATCCGGGGTATGGGGGCTGAATACGCGGAAGGCCATCTCTTTGCATGGAACTACTTCCAGTCTGTTGACACAGAGGAGTCCAAAGCTTTCACGGAAAAATTCAAAGAGCTGTACGGTGAAGATAAAGTTACAGGCGACCCGGTGGTAAATGCGTATGAAGGTGTCTACCTGTGGAAAGCAGCAGTGGAAAAGGCGGGAACCTTTGACGTGGAACCTGTGATCGAGGCCTGCGAAAGCGGGGAAATTGAGGCTGAGACACCGGAAGGCCTGGTAACCATCGCAAAAGGAACTACCCATCACTGCCTCCAGAAAGTATTGGTTGGAAAATGCGATGCGGACGGACAGATCCAGACACTCTGGGAGACTGAGGACAGAGTTGAGCCGGATCCGTGGTTAAAGAGCTATGACTGGGCAAAAGACCTGAGTGTAGATACGGAATAA
- a CDS encoding response regulator transcription factor produces MQKYQVLFVDDDRAAGYIVSRFKVWEESDFTLKSIASSSTEALKLLEKEFYDLVITDIRMPGMDGLELIRVIREKYRGTVCVISSTYSDFQYAREGMRLGAADYISKPLTDRKMEEGLALVKNILDEQRSRNLTGADLLMTIDQGLENRLLEKILKGEEIPDELLEDAAAGAEARYPKEPEKIAGILECLIQRIKEQMQKKYPWLRHFTDRENKLCPESCREDFAASLGKLSALSRRFQLSVQDNTLNRICTCLSAYIGEADALDRAAEEVELSKDYIRVLFRNKTGIGFNKYMTMMRMEYAKELLKTSNLKIYEIAEACGYSTIDYFAKKFKEYTGAAPIQYRKNH; encoded by the coding sequence ATGCAGAAATATCAGGTCCTTTTTGTAGATGATGACAGGGCTGCCGGCTATATTGTATCGCGGTTCAAAGTATGGGAGGAATCGGATTTTACTCTGAAAAGCATAGCCAGCAGCAGCACAGAGGCATTGAAACTCTTAGAAAAGGAGTTTTATGATCTTGTCATAACAGATATACGCATGCCGGGGATGGACGGTCTGGAACTCATACGCGTCATAAGAGAAAAATACCGAGGGACCGTCTGCGTTATTTCCAGTACCTACAGCGATTTTCAGTATGCCAGGGAGGGAATGCGCCTGGGAGCAGCAGACTACATATCCAAACCCCTCACAGACAGGAAAATGGAGGAGGGCCTTGCGCTTGTAAAAAACATACTCGACGAGCAGCGCAGCCGGAATCTCACAGGCGCTGATCTTCTGATGACCATTGATCAGGGACTGGAAAACAGGCTGTTGGAGAAAATACTGAAAGGGGAGGAGATACCGGATGAGCTGCTGGAAGACGCAGCAGCAGGCGCTGAGGCCCGATATCCGAAAGAGCCGGAGAAAATCGCCGGTATCTTAGAGTGCCTGATCCAAAGGATAAAAGAACAGATGCAGAAAAAATATCCCTGGCTTCGGCATTTTACAGACAGAGAAAATAAATTGTGCCCGGAAAGCTGCAGGGAAGATTTTGCAGCCTCACTGGGAAAGCTTTCCGCCCTGTCCCGTCGTTTCCAGCTCTCCGTCCAGGACAACACCCTGAACCGGATCTGCACCTGCCTGTCCGCGTACATAGGGGAAGCCGATGCGCTGGACAGGGCGGCAGAGGAGGTGGAGCTGAGCAAAGATTATATACGTGTGCTGTTCAGAAACAAAACAGGCATTGGGTTTAACAAATATATGACCATGATGCGCATGGAATATGCAAAAGAGCTTCTGAAAACATCCAACTTGAAGATTTACGAGATTGCTGAGGCCTGCGGATATTCCACCATTGACTATTTTGCGAAAAAATTCAAAGAATACACAGGCGCAGCTCCCATCCAGTACAGAAAAAACCACTGA
- a CDS encoding ATP-binding protein, producing the protein MKKKLVKQKTLNVMIFSAMFLVLVFVIINTVILRQYMHREVKAERQKSRCEMLCREILDASDSMTNEMRCFVVTGNAKYLENYWKERYVTKSHDNAIARLEETNLTGKEREMLTDIKRNLDLLMDVEIRAIRLATDAGHIEAEIPGAVRSYVLNIEDSRMNEEEKADKAKEILFNGDYTFEKETIRQRIEKFQEVIKNRQEGELAVAEHQTDIVLGIQEILLLVISAILIMIFMLVYRYFTRPVVHYSHQLETYRADSEETPVLLIPEGSAELRMFAGKFNEVSRRMQEASKAKSEFLAGMSHEIRTPLNTLSGYRFLLGQTKLDAEQQEYVDAMEKADLLLQQNIGNVLDYSRLSADMSRLERTEFDIRELFDSLETVFRYRAEEKGLYLKMIISEELPRYVKGDMGKVRQVLTNLIGNSVKFTAKGGITVQADRSSSASFHAEGETLKYYNFLNESMKKDERLFWLTITVADTGIGIAKEDWGRIFRPFEQSERNTSRKYGGTGLGLSICRKLTQLMGGQIYLTERSVGSCFVVKIPLRTADTDCVPCMISDDGTLFPQYPNRKILLVEDNRINQKMEKKILEFFGLQVHTASSGNDAVEKCLDEEYELIFMDIHMEDMDGYTAVEKIRGCGKNMITPVAALTADVEKENLRRCLLEMDGYVLKPMRAEKLPAVLKEFLGAPAAIVRSGSDSRKEETEMLLKMRGQFSKRHETDIQALVSLAAEGDREELKKKTHMLKGLTATLQMGSLNEKIVRLEQMLEDHADKKELEKQAEDIEQEYKSFVRIQNRRQDAAKNITDRPADIQQSYDSAAFELCGLLEFADFTALEFWEQKEEIFRNHMDKDSFSSLKSKIENMEFQKALEILDNCEERKAGENNAEISGPFCR; encoded by the coding sequence GTGAAAAAGAAATTAGTAAAACAAAAGACTCTCAATGTCATGATATTTTCTGCCATGTTTCTGGTACTGGTATTTGTCATAATCAATACGGTTATCCTCAGGCAGTACATGCACAGGGAAGTGAAGGCAGAAAGGCAGAAGTCCCGCTGCGAAATGCTGTGCCGTGAGATTCTGGATGCATCCGACAGTATGACCAATGAGATGCGGTGTTTTGTAGTTACAGGAAATGCAAAATACCTGGAAAACTACTGGAAGGAGCGATACGTGACAAAATCCCACGACAATGCCATAGCCCGTCTGGAGGAGACAAACCTGACGGGAAAAGAGAGGGAAATGCTCACAGATATCAAAAGGAATCTGGATCTTCTCATGGATGTGGAGATACGTGCCATCCGTCTGGCAACAGACGCGGGCCATATAGAAGCTGAGATTCCCGGAGCAGTGCGCAGTTATGTGCTGAATATAGAGGACAGCCGCATGAATGAGGAGGAGAAAGCGGACAAAGCAAAGGAAATCCTTTTTAACGGAGACTATACCTTTGAAAAAGAAACCATACGGCAGAGAATAGAAAAATTCCAGGAAGTGATCAAGAACCGCCAGGAGGGAGAACTGGCCGTGGCAGAGCATCAGACAGACATTGTGCTTGGCATACAGGAAATACTGCTTCTTGTCATTTCCGCTATTCTGATCATGATTTTTATGTTGGTATACCGGTACTTTACCCGGCCTGTTGTACACTATTCCCATCAGCTTGAAACATACCGCGCCGACAGTGAGGAAACACCGGTGCTGCTGATACCCGAAGGATCCGCGGAGCTTCGCATGTTTGCCGGGAAATTCAACGAGGTCAGCCGCAGAATGCAGGAGGCATCCAAGGCGAAAAGTGAGTTTCTTGCCGGCATGAGCCATGAGATCAGAACTCCTCTCAATACTCTCTCGGGATACCGTTTCCTTTTGGGACAGACAAAGCTGGATGCAGAACAGCAGGAATATGTGGATGCCATGGAAAAAGCGGACCTGCTTCTGCAGCAGAATATCGGAAATGTCCTGGATTATTCCAGATTGTCGGCAGACATGTCTCGTCTGGAGCGCACAGAATTTGATATACGGGAACTGTTTGACAGCCTGGAAACTGTTTTCAGGTACCGGGCAGAGGAAAAAGGCCTGTACCTGAAAATGATCATAAGTGAGGAGCTGCCCCGGTATGTAAAGGGCGACATGGGAAAAGTCAGACAGGTGCTGACAAATCTCATAGGCAATTCCGTCAAGTTCACAGCAAAAGGCGGCATTACAGTACAGGCAGACAGATCCTCCTCCGCCTCTTTTCACGCAGAGGGAGAAACCCTTAAATATTATAATTTTCTCAATGAATCCATGAAAAAAGACGAAAGGTTGTTCTGGCTCACGATCACAGTGGCGGACACAGGGATCGGTATAGCAAAAGAGGATTGGGGACGTATCTTCCGGCCTTTTGAACAGAGCGAGAGAAATACTTCCAGAAAATACGGCGGAACAGGCCTTGGTCTTTCCATATGCAGAAAACTGACGCAGCTCATGGGCGGGCAGATTTATCTCACTGAGCGCAGTGTGGGGAGCTGTTTTGTGGTCAAGATACCGCTCAGGACTGCCGATACAGACTGCGTACCCTGTATGATATCGGATGACGGCACGTTGTTCCCCCAATATCCCAACAGAAAAATCCTCCTGGTGGAGGATAATCGAATAAACCAGAAGATGGAGAAAAAAATCCTGGAATTCTTCGGTCTGCAGGTCCATACAGCTTCGTCGGGGAATGATGCAGTAGAAAAATGCCTGGATGAGGAATATGAACTGATTTTTATGGATATCCACATGGAGGATATGGACGGCTATACAGCAGTGGAAAAAATCCGCGGCTGCGGCAAAAATATGATCACGCCGGTGGCAGCGCTGACTGCTGATGTGGAGAAGGAAAATCTGCGAAGATGTCTTCTGGAGATGGATGGCTATGTGCTGAAACCCATGCGTGCAGAAAAACTTCCCGCTGTCCTGAAGGAATTTCTCGGAGCACCTGCTGCTATCGTCCGCTCAGGGTCGGATTCCCGCAAAGAGGAAACAGAGATGCTGCTTAAAATGAGAGGGCAGTTTTCAAAACGCCATGAAACGGACATACAGGCACTTGTGTCCCTGGCGGCAGAGGGAGACCGGGAGGAGTTGAAAAAGAAAACACATATGCTGAAAGGTCTGACAGCCACACTGCAGATGGGATCTCTGAATGAAAAAATAGTCCGGCTGGAACAAATGCTGGAGGATCACGCAGATAAAAAAGAGCTGGAAAAACAGGCAGAGGACATTGAGCAGGAATACAAAAGTTTCGTCCGAATACAAAACCGCCGGCAGGATGCAGCAAAAAATATCACGGACAGACCCGCGGATATACAGCAGTCATATGATTCTGCGGCTTTTGAGCTGTGCGGACTTCTGGAATTTGCTGATTTTACAGCTCTGGAGTTCTGGGAACAGAAAGAAGAGATATTCAGAAACCATATGGATAAGGATTCATTCAGCAGTCTTAAAAGTAAAATAGAAAACATGGAATTTCAGAAAGCATTAGAGATACTGGATAACTGTGAAGAGAGAAAGGCAGGGGAAAACAATGCAGAAATATCAGGTCCTTTTTGTAGATGA
- a CDS encoding sensor histidine kinase, with amino-acid sequence MTPVNILIVDDVPEHLQNAGNILRELGYPIRVALNGKDALRLIRRQRPSVVLLDVSMEGMNGFQVCRSIRAEKEYEDIAIIFVTASDDERSIQEGFLAGGQDYVSKPFRPLELLARVKNQIRIVSQSERLKDAYQELDLFCHNVSHDLKSPLLVLRQLAAMLTGTCSDRKNEETETISGLLDEKCSQLLEMVERLLELSHTAQIESHLQPVDLAGIFRKTVEELAGLEPERKFRISVEEMPMLNADPALMKLLAQNIFSNAVKFTRHRETAEITTSCTTDAAGLIITIKDNGVGFDPANSGRLFQVFSRLHDASEFEGTGVGLTIVERIMRTHGGSVSISGEPDCGAAVTLHFPRKLLSFE; translated from the coding sequence ATGACCCCCGTAAATATTCTGATCGTCGATGATGTACCGGAACATCTGCAAAATGCCGGAAATATTCTCCGGGAGCTGGGATATCCTATCCGCGTGGCCCTGAACGGAAAGGATGCTCTGCGTCTTATCCGGAGACAGAGACCCTCAGTTGTGCTTCTTGACGTGTCCATGGAAGGCATGAACGGTTTCCAGGTATGCCGCTCCATACGCGCAGAGAAGGAATATGAGGATATTGCCATTATCTTTGTCACTGCCAGCGATGACGAGCGCAGTATACAGGAGGGGTTTTTGGCAGGTGGACAGGATTATGTGTCCAAACCCTTTCGGCCTCTAGAACTGCTGGCAAGAGTAAAAAACCAGATTCGCATTGTCAGCCAGTCAGAGAGACTAAAGGACGCCTATCAGGAACTAGACCTGTTCTGCCACAACGTTTCCCATGACTTAAAGTCCCCGCTTCTGGTACTTCGGCAGCTTGCCGCTATGCTGACGGGCACCTGCTCAGACAGGAAAAATGAAGAAACGGAAACTATTTCCGGTCTGCTGGACGAAAAATGCAGCCAGCTCCTGGAAATGGTGGAGCGGCTTTTGGAGCTTTCCCACACAGCACAGATAGAATCCCACCTCCAGCCGGTGGATCTTGCCGGGATTTTTCGCAAGACCGTTGAAGAGCTGGCCGGACTGGAACCTGAACGGAAATTTCGCATTTCTGTGGAGGAGATGCCCATGCTGAACGCTGACCCCGCTCTCATGAAGCTGCTGGCCCAGAATATTTTCAGCAACGCTGTTAAATTCACACGGCACCGGGAGACTGCTGAGATAACCACTTCCTGTACAACAGACGCGGCCGGGCTTATAATAACCATCAAAGACAACGGAGTAGGATTTGATCCTGCAAATTCCGGCAGGCTGTTTCAGGTATTTTCACGGCTGCACGATGCCTCTGAGTTTGAGGGGACCGGCGTAGGGCTTACCATCGTTGAGCGTATCATGCGAACACATGGAGGCTCCGTATCTATAAGCGGAGAACCGGACTGCGGAGCCGCAGTGACGCTGCATTTTCCCCGGAAGCTGCTTTCCTTTGAGTAA
- a CDS encoding TIGR03905 family TSCPD domain-containing protein — MTVYKTRGVCSRSIEIELDGDTIASVKFNGGCNGNTKGIASLVKGMKVDEVIERLKGTDCGGRGTSCPDQLALALESIKAQNA, encoded by the coding sequence ATGACAGTATATAAAACAAGAGGTGTCTGTTCCCGTTCCATCGAAATTGAACTGGACGGAGATACCATTGCATCTGTGAAGTTCAATGGTGGTTGTAACGGCAATACAAAGGGAATTGCCAGCCTTGTAAAAGGAATGAAGGTGGACGAAGTCATTGAACGCCTGAAAGGAACTGACTGCGGCGGACGCGGCACATCCTGCCCGGATCAGCTTGCCCTGGCTCTGGAATCCATCAAAGCACAGAATGCATAA
- a CDS encoding SLC13 family permease: protein MKSKLHRLIKEETVFCISFFFALLSMLVVKPDGAYAGYIDLRTLCLLFCLMAVTAGFQKCGIFRILAEKLLGAQNHMRGLVLVLVLLPFFSSMVITNDVALLTFVPFTILVLHIIKQDKYTSPVVVLQTIAANLGSMATPPGNPQNLYLCSRYDLGMGSFFLTMLPFAALSLALLLICIFFVRREPIRVYFKESSPLEQPRLLAVFAVLFLMCLLTIFHVLPYQALTLCVLVCLLLFSRDLFRNVDYFLLATFVCFFIFSGNLGRMESVRTFLSALMEKNGMLTAVLSSQIISNVPAAVLLSSFTDNWKALLLGTNLGGLGTPIASLASLISLKFYLKTEQADLKSYLLLFLLLNTVGLLLLLTVSCIF from the coding sequence ATGAAATCCAAACTACATAGACTTATCAAAGAAGAGACCGTATTCTGTATCTCTTTCTTTTTTGCTCTGCTCTCCATGCTTGTTGTAAAACCGGACGGGGCATATGCCGGCTATATTGACCTGCGCACCTTATGCCTTCTGTTCTGTCTGATGGCTGTAACAGCAGGTTTCCAGAAATGCGGCATTTTCCGTATATTGGCAGAAAAGCTTCTGGGTGCCCAGAACCATATGCGCGGACTTGTCCTTGTACTGGTCCTCCTCCCCTTTTTCAGCTCCATGGTGATCACAAACGATGTGGCACTCCTTACTTTTGTACCATTCACCATACTGGTACTGCATATTATAAAGCAGGATAAGTATACCTCACCTGTTGTTGTGCTGCAGACTATTGCCGCGAACCTGGGGAGTATGGCCACACCTCCGGGAAACCCGCAAAACCTTTACCTCTGTTCCAGATATGACCTGGGAATGGGCAGTTTTTTCCTCACCATGCTTCCCTTTGCGGCCCTAAGCCTGGCACTTCTCTTGATCTGTATCTTTTTTGTGCGCCGGGAACCCATAAGGGTGTACTTTAAAGAGTCCTCACCCCTGGAACAGCCACGGCTTCTGGCAGTCTTTGCAGTGCTTTTCCTTATGTGCCTGCTGACTATCTTTCACGTTCTGCCTTATCAGGCATTGACCTTATGCGTTCTTGTATGCCTGCTGCTTTTCTCCCGGGATTTATTTCGGAATGTGGATTACTTTTTGCTGGCTACTTTTGTGTGTTTTTTTATCTTTTCGGGAAATCTGGGAAGAATGGAGTCTGTGCGCACCTTTTTATCAGCGCTTATGGAAAAAAACGGAATGCTGACGGCTGTACTGTCCAGCCAGATCATCAGCAATGTTCCCGCCGCAGTGCTTTTATCTTCTTTTACGGATAACTGGAAAGCGCTTCTTCTCGGGACAAATCTGGGAGGCCTTGGAACTCCCATTGCCTCCCTTGCAAGTCTGATATCTCTGAAATTTTATCTGAAAACCGAACAGGCGGATTTAAAATCCTATCTGCTGCTGTTTCTGTTGCTGAATACAGTGGGACTGCTCCTTCTTTTGACTGTTTCCTGTATTTTTTAA
- a CDS encoding ABC transporter permease, with translation MRVFKACLLVIKRRMVMFATYFFIFISLSILLSQFSSEDHTGGFEESRPTFTVINRDKETPYTEKMMDFLKAHGTWVPLKDDKEALQDARFNDAVSYILIIPEGFQDALQSVKPVKLLENMTQDSASGYQMSSYVNQYWEYIRTWEKIEGKPDREKTADEVLKLLSSSVKVEKRQYLKTQPVSQGYGAQYQVAPYIILVICVLCITSIFLSFQRPDIRMRNLCGPLKPFTRLWQMGLGCACVGIVFWILLTLAGFVIYYDSVKNMDIRITALILLNSFIMLLFAMAVSVLASLFVKDSNTQNAAANILALGLSFLGGAFVPTSIMGESVLKFAKCLPVYWYEECLSKISGLTGFGMENLLPVWKCMGILLGFTAAVLCVTLAVNKQRSGAEESFGSNKTEIEW, from the coding sequence ATGAGAGTATTTAAAGCATGTCTTTTGGTAATAAAACGCAGGATGGTTATGTTTGCCACCTATTTTTTCATATTCATAAGTTTGTCCATTTTACTCTCACAGTTTTCCAGTGAGGATCATACGGGCGGGTTTGAGGAGAGCCGCCCCACATTTACTGTGATAAACAGAGATAAAGAAACACCATATACAGAAAAAATGATGGATTTTTTAAAAGCTCACGGAACCTGGGTGCCCTTGAAAGATGATAAGGAAGCTCTTCAGGATGCCAGATTCAATGATGCTGTCAGTTATATCCTGATCATACCAGAAGGGTTTCAGGACGCCCTGCAGAGCGTAAAACCTGTGAAGCTTCTGGAAAATATGACGCAGGATTCCGCCTCAGGCTATCAGATGAGTAGTTATGTTAACCAATACTGGGAGTATATAAGGACCTGGGAAAAAATAGAGGGAAAACCGGACAGAGAAAAGACGGCGGATGAAGTTTTAAAACTGCTGAGCAGCAGTGTAAAAGTGGAAAAGCGGCAGTATTTAAAAACGCAGCCTGTTTCCCAAGGCTATGGAGCACAGTATCAGGTAGCGCCATATATTATCCTTGTCATCTGTGTGTTGTGCATTACATCTATTTTTCTCAGTTTCCAGCGTCCGGATATCAGGATGAGGAATTTGTGTGGGCCGTTAAAGCCATTTACGCGGCTGTGGCAGATGGGGCTGGGATGTGCCTGTGTGGGTATTGTATTTTGGATTCTGCTTACCCTGGCTGGGTTTGTCATCTATTATGATTCAGTGAAGAATATGGATATCAGGATAACGGCATTGATCCTATTGAACAGCTTTATCATGCTCCTGTTTGCAATGGCTGTCTCCGTGCTGGCATCACTTTTTGTAAAGGATTCCAATACCCAGAATGCTGCTGCCAATATACTGGCGCTGGGCCTGTCCTTCCTGGGCGGAGCCTTTGTGCCAACCAGCATTATGGGAGAAAGTGTTTTGAAGTTTGCCAAATGCCTGCCTGTGTACTGGTATGAGGAATGTCTCAGCAAGATCAGCGGACTGACCGGGTTTGGCATGGAAAATCTGCTCCCGGTGTGGAAATGCATGGGCATACTGCTGGGCTTTACCGCCGCGGTTCTCTGTGTCACTTTAGCGGTCAATAAGCAGAGAAGCGGGGCAGAGGAATCCTTTGGAAGTAACAAGACGGAAATAGAATGGTAG